Proteins encoded together in one Deinococcus multiflagellatus window:
- a CDS encoding class I SAM-dependent methyltransferase, with protein sequence MSEGPVRITLGAGEQRWPGWVPTQQATLDLLKPASFERFFGGTLADAFLCEHVWEHLWPEEGAQAARLVFQYLKPGGRLRVAVPDGHHPDPAYQALVAVGGPGPAHDHRVLYTLETFAPLFTAAGFKVQPLEWWDAGGTFHQQPWSPDDGPVYRTARLDHRNEAWRRGQGPAGFTSVLLDAVKPG encoded by the coding sequence ATGAGCGAGGGGCCTGTGCGGATCACCCTGGGCGCTGGCGAACAGCGCTGGCCGGGCTGGGTGCCCACGCAGCAGGCCACGCTGGACCTGCTGAAGCCCGCCAGTTTCGAGCGGTTCTTTGGTGGGACCCTGGCCGACGCCTTTCTGTGCGAGCACGTCTGGGAGCACCTGTGGCCGGAAGAAGGGGCGCAGGCGGCGCGGCTGGTCTTTCAGTATCTGAAGCCCGGTGGCCGCCTGCGCGTGGCCGTGCCGGACGGGCACCATCCGGACCCCGCTTATCAGGCGCTGGTCGCGGTCGGTGGCCCGGGGCCCGCCCATGACCACCGCGTGCTGTACACGCTCGAAACCTTCGCGCCCCTTTTCACGGCGGCGGGCTTCAAGGTCCAGCCCCTGGAATGGTGGGATGCGGGCGGCACCTTTCACCAGCAGCCCTGGTCGCCGGACGACGGCCCGGTGTACCGCACGGCCCGGCTGGACCACCGCAACGAGGCGTGGCGGCGGGGTCAGGGCCCAGCCGGGTTTACCAGCGTGCTGCTGGACGCGGTGAAGCCGGGCTAG
- a CDS encoding MmcQ/YjbR family DNA-binding protein, whose product MKSMAELRAACAALTGSQETFPFDATTLVFKVGGKMYALTDIQAEPLTLSLKVRPEQGDELRAAWPAIAPGYHLNKRHWITVTLDGTVPDELVAELLRGSHALVTAGLTRAARAELGL is encoded by the coding sequence ATGAAGTCCATGGCCGAGCTGCGCGCCGCGTGCGCCGCCCTGACGGGCTCGCAGGAAACCTTTCCCTTTGACGCCACCACCCTGGTCTTCAAGGTGGGGGGCAAGATGTACGCCCTGACCGACATCCAGGCCGAGCCCCTGACCCTGTCACTGAAGGTGCGCCCAGAGCAGGGGGACGAGCTGCGCGCAGCGTGGCCCGCCATCGCCCCGGGCTATCACCTGAACAAACGCCACTGGATCACGGTGACCCTGGACGGTACCGTGCCCGACGAACTGGTGGCTGAACTGCTGCGCGGCAGCCACGCCCTGGTCACCGCTGGCCTGACCCGCGCCGCGCGGGCTGAACTGGGTCTATGA
- a CDS encoding metallophosphoesterase family protein has product MPLPRPPLALLLPALLSAAPPPAPPLRLAILGDFNGPYGATTYPALLGRALAQVQAWRPDAVLSPGDLVAGQSPRLSAGEVRAMWAAFDREVRAPLAQAGLPFAFTLGNHDAALPGDRREAARYWQAHAPALAYVDRAGFPFRFAFTLGGGQVFVASLDASGPTVDAAQRRWLAAQLASGPARAAGVRLVLGHLPLAGVSADKNRPGEVIREAGALRQVMEDGNVLAYLHGHHAAFYPGRLGGLNVLSAGGIGGRAYVGFPGTARSTVTLLSVWPAQGRATFHTVDVATGKAIPTETLPARLEGLGGPLERVGRFEGGR; this is encoded by the coding sequence ATGCCGCTTCCGCGCCCCCCGCTGGCCCTGCTGCTGCCCGCCCTGCTGTCGGCCGCGCCGCCGCCAGCGCCCCCGCTGCGGCTGGCGATTCTGGGCGATTTCAACGGCCCCTACGGCGCCACCACGTACCCGGCGCTGCTGGGCCGCGCCCTGGCGCAGGTGCAGGCGTGGCGACCCGACGCGGTGCTCTCGCCCGGCGATCTGGTGGCCGGCCAGAGCCCCCGCCTGAGTGCCGGGGAGGTGCGCGCCATGTGGGCCGCCTTTGACCGCGAGGTGCGCGCCCCGCTGGCCCAGGCGGGCCTGCCTTTCGCCTTCACGCTGGGCAACCACGACGCTGCCCTGCCCGGCGACCGCCGCGAGGCCGCGCGCTACTGGCAGGCGCACGCCCCGGCCCTGGCCTACGTGGACCGCGCGGGCTTTCCCTTTCGCTTCGCGTTCACGCTGGGCGGGGGGCAGGTGTTCGTGGCGTCCCTGGACGCCAGCGGGCCCACGGTGGACGCCGCGCAGCGCCGCTGGCTGGCGGCCCAACTGGCCTCGGGGCCGGCCCGCGCGGCGGGGGTGCGGCTGGTGCTGGGCCACCTCCCCCTGGCCGGGGTCAGCGCCGACAAGAACCGCCCTGGCGAGGTGATCCGCGAGGCCGGGGCGCTGCGGCAGGTGATGGAGGACGGCAACGTGCTGGCCTACCTGCACGGCCACCACGCGGCCTTTTACCCGGGGCGACTGGGCGGGCTGAACGTGCTGTCGGCCGGAGGGATTGGGGGCCGGGCCTACGTGGGTTTTCCGGGCACCGCGCGCAGCACCGTCACGCTGCTGAGCGTCTGGCCGGCGCAGGGCCGCGCCACCTTTCACACCGTGGACGTGGCAACGGGCAAGGCTATTCCCACCGAGACGCTGCCGGCCCGCCTGGAGGGACTGGGCGGGCCGCTGGAACGGGTCGGGCGTTTTGAAGGGGGGCGTTAG
- a CDS encoding macrolide family glycosyltransferase, which translates to MSTIVVFTLSALGHVHPTLPIVSELVQRGHHVVYYCGEEVRAKIEATGATFRPIAWDFRSVERSQQPRLSAYALAQAHCAAALLPQLLAEVEALAPAGVLADFMCLWGRMVARTLKLPLVNISSGFALGPGVLPPRPMLMALDVGPAPLPGGREVLELRRLTAQLARQYAAPPMQTQFDLLSMDGDDVLVCTAQAFQPRGERFPAHFHFIGPSVAPRAEQPPTLGPLDDRPLVYVSLGTVFNRKPDFFRQCVAAFADGAYQVILSVGDRTDPAVLGPLPDHIQARAYVPQLEVLSRASVFVSHAGMNSVSEAISQEVPVVAVPQAADQFTIAQRVAQLGIGRTLQPFQRSARQLRAAVDALVHDTAVRGRCRDLRRAFEQAGGPTRAAQIIEARLA; encoded by the coding sequence ATGAGTACCATTGTTGTCTTTACTCTCTCGGCGCTGGGGCATGTTCACCCCACCCTGCCCATCGTCAGCGAACTCGTTCAGCGTGGACACCATGTCGTGTACTACTGCGGCGAGGAAGTGCGCGCGAAAATTGAGGCCACGGGCGCCACCTTCCGGCCCATTGCCTGGGATTTCCGGTCGGTAGAGCGCTCACAGCAGCCCCGCCTGAGCGCCTACGCCCTGGCGCAGGCCCACTGCGCCGCCGCGCTGCTGCCCCAGCTGCTGGCCGAAGTCGAGGCCCTGGCGCCTGCAGGCGTGCTGGCAGACTTCATGTGCCTGTGGGGCCGCATGGTGGCCCGCACGCTGAAGCTGCCCCTGGTGAACATCAGCAGTGGGTTTGCCCTGGGGCCAGGGGTCCTGCCGCCCCGCCCCATGCTGATGGCCCTGGACGTGGGTCCCGCGCCGCTGCCCGGCGGCCGGGAGGTGCTGGAACTGCGCCGCCTGACCGCGCAGCTGGCCCGGCAGTACGCGGCCCCGCCCATGCAGACCCAGTTTGATCTGCTGTCCATGGACGGTGACGACGTTCTGGTCTGCACCGCGCAGGCCTTTCAGCCGCGTGGCGAGCGGTTCCCGGCGCACTTTCACTTTATCGGGCCGTCGGTGGCGCCCCGCGCCGAGCAGCCGCCGACATTGGGGCCGCTGGACGACCGGCCGCTGGTGTACGTGTCGCTGGGCACGGTGTTTAACCGCAAGCCAGACTTTTTCCGCCAGTGTGTGGCGGCCTTTGCCGACGGCGCCTATCAGGTCATCCTGTCGGTGGGCGACCGCACCGATCCTGCCGTGCTGGGGCCGCTGCCCGACCATATTCAGGCGCGGGCCTACGTGCCGCAGCTGGAGGTGCTGTCACGCGCCAGCGTCTTTGTGAGCCACGCGGGCATGAACAGCGTGTCTGAAGCCATCTCGCAGGAGGTGCCGGTGGTGGCGGTGCCGCAGGCTGCCGACCAGTTCACCATTGCCCAGCGGGTGGCGCAGCTGGGCATTGGCCGCACCCTGCAGCCTTTCCAGCGCAGCGCCCGGCAGTTGCGGGCGGCGGTGGACGCCCTGGTGCACGATACGGCGGTGCGGGGCCGGTGCCGCGATCTGCGCAGGGCATTTGAGCAGGCCGGGGGGCCCACCCGCGCGGCGCAGATTATTGAGGCGCGGCTGGCCTGA
- a CDS encoding sulfurtransferase translates to MDYAKDVLVSTDWVAQNLNTPGVRLIEVDEDILLYDTGHIPGAVKLDWQTDLWHPVERDFITPEEVSALLGRLGIGPDDQIILYGDKSNWWAAYAYWFLSYSGVKNLKLMNGGRQKWIAEGRETTTDAPQVEATQYPALTRDDSLRAFRDEVKAHLESVKSGAGALVDVRSPDEFSGKVTHMPAYPQEGVLRGGHIPGARSIPWAKATNEDGTFKSAEELRALYEGEGVTPDKDVIAYCRIAERSSHSWFVLRELLGYPKVRNYDGSWTEWGNAVGMPIEKTYSEA, encoded by the coding sequence ATGGATTACGCGAAAGACGTTCTTGTCAGCACCGACTGGGTCGCCCAGAACCTGAACACCCCCGGCGTTCGCCTCATCGAGGTGGATGAAGACATCCTGCTGTACGACACCGGCCACATTCCCGGCGCCGTGAAGCTGGACTGGCAGACCGACCTGTGGCACCCCGTGGAGCGCGACTTCATTACCCCCGAGGAAGTCAGTGCCCTGCTGGGCCGCCTGGGCATTGGGCCCGACGACCAGATCATCCTGTACGGCGACAAGAGCAACTGGTGGGCCGCCTACGCCTACTGGTTCCTGTCCTACAGCGGCGTGAAGAACCTGAAGCTGATGAACGGCGGGCGCCAGAAGTGGATCGCCGAGGGCCGCGAGACCACCACCGACGCGCCCCAGGTCGAGGCGACCCAGTACCCGGCACTGACCCGCGACGACTCGCTGCGCGCCTTCCGCGACGAGGTCAAGGCGCACCTAGAGAGTGTCAAGAGTGGCGCGGGCGCCCTGGTGGACGTGCGCAGCCCCGACGAGTTCAGTGGCAAGGTGACCCACATGCCCGCCTACCCGCAAGAAGGCGTGCTGCGCGGCGGCCACATTCCCGGCGCCCGCTCCATTCCCTGGGCCAAGGCCACCAACGAGGACGGCACCTTCAAGAGCGCCGAGGAACTGAGGGCCCTGTACGAAGGCGAAGGCGTGACCCCCGACAAGGACGTGATTGCCTACTGCCGCATTGCCGAACGCAGCAGCCACAGCTGGTTCGTGCTGCGCGAACTGCTGGGCTACCCCAAGGTGCGCAACTACGACGGCAGCTGGACCGAATGGGGCAACGCCGTGGGCATGCCCATCGAGAAAACCTACAGCGAAGCGTAA
- a CDS encoding SufE family protein yields MTESAPLPEKLQSIVNLFRSAPKPLRLQALLEYSKKLPGLPEKYLEHPEFLKPVPECTSPFFLVTEQDEAGGMHLYFKVPEEAPTVRGYAGILHEALDGARPEEILNIPDQFYMDMGLTELITPMRLRGMGAILMRLKTDVREHGQG; encoded by the coding sequence ATGACCGAGAGCGCGCCCCTCCCCGAAAAGCTGCAGAGCATCGTGAATCTGTTCCGCAGCGCGCCCAAACCGCTGCGGCTGCAGGCCCTGCTGGAATACAGCAAGAAGCTGCCCGGCCTGCCGGAGAAGTACCTGGAGCACCCGGAGTTCCTGAAGCCCGTGCCCGAATGCACCAGCCCGTTTTTCCTGGTGACCGAGCAGGACGAGGCTGGGGGCATGCACCTGTATTTCAAGGTGCCCGAGGAAGCGCCGACCGTGCGCGGCTACGCGGGCATTCTGCATGAGGCGCTGGACGGGGCGCGGCCCGAGGAGATTCTGAATATTCCGGACCAGTTTTATATGGACATGGGGCTGACGGAGTTGATCACGCCGATGCGGCTTCGGGGGATGGGGGCGATTTTGATGCGGTTGAAGACGGATGTTCGGGAGCATGGGCAGGGGTAG
- the rdgB gene encoding RdgB/HAM1 family non-canonical purine NTP pyrophosphatase, whose translation MNDAGMKVMLATGNAGKVREIQEALSGLNWTLSSVSGLPLPEETGRTYEDNAALKACFVAHMTAMPALADDSGLEVEALGGEPGVYSARYGNWNSDVERNVYLLDKLRGQANRRAKFVSVVILAHPDGHVETYRGELHGTLLEGPRGDGGFGYDPLFVPDGHTRTLAEMTVPEKRAISHRGQALAALAHAYREGPPARPVPTTSNE comes from the coding sequence ATGAACGACGCAGGGATGAAGGTCATGCTGGCCACCGGCAACGCCGGGAAAGTGCGGGAAATACAAGAAGCGCTGTCTGGCCTGAACTGGACCCTCTCAAGCGTGAGTGGCCTGCCCCTGCCCGAGGAAACCGGGCGCACCTACGAGGACAACGCCGCCCTGAAAGCCTGCTTTGTGGCCCACATGACCGCCATGCCCGCCCTGGCCGACGACAGCGGCCTGGAAGTCGAGGCCCTGGGCGGCGAACCCGGCGTGTATTCGGCGCGCTACGGCAACTGGAACAGCGATGTAGAGCGCAACGTGTACCTGCTCGACAAGCTGCGCGGCCAGGCCAACCGCCGCGCCAAATTTGTGTCGGTGGTGATTCTGGCCCACCCCGACGGCCACGTTGAAACCTACCGGGGCGAACTGCACGGCACCCTGCTGGAAGGCCCGCGCGGCGACGGCGGCTTTGGCTACGACCCCCTCTTCGTGCCCGACGGCCACACCCGCACCCTCGCCGAAATGACCGTGCCCGAAAAGCGGGCCATCAGCCACCGGGGCCAGGCCCTGGCCGCCCTGGCCCACGCCTACCGCGAAGGCCCCCCCGCCCGCCCCGTCCCCACCACAAGCAACGAATAA
- a CDS encoding D-alanyl-D-alanine carboxypeptidase/D-alanyl-D-alanine-endopeptidase, which translates to MRRAALLLFCLLSAGAQAPEGGDTVRLTREPGLGAPARGVLSKLPPGVRAGVLVVDLRTRAVLEAQAPDDAFIPASTVKLITASSVLDERGGASGVWTAELTVPAAQVGRAQVSHLTLRGSGDPTLAVTGAYSLRALAQQAYAHGVRQVGEVRLDQTPLGGPWAQTPLGLPMTALRLAEWHVRPPATAAEAHARLGAALVQALRRAGVSVASAQIGRAAPFRPYVPPARTDDRGRPLPPDPFIPLAQRPEQGVASVRSASPARVLAATLRPSDNLRAEELLATLAHRPGGNGTLAGALARERAWLRRVGVDLRGVRLTDGSGLSRDNRLTARALVTVLRVQYDLPHPLPGKTGLPGALYRTRGNAFIEALPQAGTGENVPEHDGRGGTLARRLLGAGLDVRAKTGTLPGVSALAGYVTGRSGHPLAFAILMNGPEEVPILTLRALQDELVQALAARY; encoded by the coding sequence ATGCGCCGCGCTGCCCTGCTGCTGTTCTGTCTGTTGAGCGCAGGCGCCCAGGCGCCCGAGGGGGGCGACACGGTGCGGCTGACGCGCGAGCCGGGCCTGGGTGCGCCGGCGCGCGGGGTGCTCTCGAAGCTGCCGCCGGGGGTGCGCGCGGGGGTGCTGGTGGTGGACCTGCGCACGCGGGCGGTGCTGGAAGCTCAGGCCCCCGACGACGCCTTTATTCCCGCCAGCACGGTCAAGCTGATCACGGCCAGCAGCGTGCTGGACGAACGCGGCGGGGCGTCGGGGGTCTGGACGGCCGAATTGACGGTGCCCGCCGCCCAGGTGGGCCGCGCGCAGGTGTCGCACCTGACCCTGCGCGGCAGCGGCGACCCCACGCTGGCGGTCACGGGGGCCTACAGCCTGCGGGCCCTGGCGCAGCAGGCCTACGCCCACGGCGTGCGGCAGGTGGGGGAGGTGCGGCTGGACCAAACGCCGCTGGGTGGCCCCTGGGCACAGACCCCGCTGGGTCTGCCCATGACCGCCCTGCGGCTGGCCGAGTGGCACGTCCGTCCCCCCGCCACCGCCGCCGAGGCCCACGCGCGCCTGGGGGCCGCGCTGGTGCAGGCGTTGCGCCGCGCTGGCGTCTCTGTCGCCTCGGCGCAGATTGGGCGCGCCGCCCCCTTCCGGCCCTACGTGCCCCCCGCCCGCACAGACGACCGGGGCCGCCCGCTGCCCCCGGACCCTTTCATTCCGCTGGCCCAGCGCCCCGAGCAGGGGGTGGCCAGTGTGCGCAGCGCCTCGCCCGCGCGGGTGCTGGCCGCCACGCTGCGCCCCAGCGACAACCTGCGGGCCGAAGAACTGCTCGCCACCCTGGCGCACCGCCCCGGCGGCAACGGCACCCTGGCCGGGGCCCTGGCCCGCGAGCGGGCGTGGCTGCGCCGCGTGGGCGTGGACCTGCGGGGCGTGCGCCTCACCGACGGCAGCGGCCTGAGCCGCGACAACCGCCTGACCGCGCGGGCCCTGGTCACGGTGCTGCGCGTCCAGTACGACCTGCCCCACCCCCTGCCCGGCAAGACGGGCCTGCCCGGCGCTCTGTACCGTACGCGGGGCAACGCCTTCATTGAGGCCCTGCCCCAGGCCGGCACCGGCGAAAACGTCCCCGAGCACGACGGGCGCGGCGGCACCCTGGCCCGGCGGCTGCTGGGCGCGGGGCTGGACGTACGCGCCAAGACCGGTACCCTGCCCGGGGTCAGTGCGCTGGCCGGCTACGTGACCGGCCGCAGCGGGCACCCCCTGGCCTTTGCGATCCTGATGAACGGCCCCGAGGAGGTCCCCATCCTGACCCTGCGCGCCTTGCAGGACGAACTGGTGCAGGCCCTGGCGGCGCGCTACTGA
- a CDS encoding 4Fe-4S dicluster domain-containing protein — protein MLDGVLARLDEATNPLPRFTAPRCLLERQAVGGCDACHRTCPHGAIELGPLGQSVQIDPAKCTGCGLCVQVCPSGALEYNLEPALQAVKDQQAPSSRPGPDASLTCAPSGAGGPALPCLGRVTPALLSAAGAWGAPLTLLHGDCAACPVGAPDVPARLERVLDEAQRLRAPTGQPARVTIRRAAPEDGARALTVSRRGAFGALFRAGKQQVAHSLPEQPLPFVDWSVPEERTPQEWVWRARSLKPAPPEDAAISWPAPLVDDTCIDCPVCANVCPTGAIDRDLQPDGGVHLLLNLSACTGCMACLQSCPPQAIHAQTHWRPAAFRAPLLLRESDSVM, from the coding sequence ATGCTCGACGGAGTCCTGGCCCGGCTGGACGAGGCCACCAACCCCCTGCCCCGCTTCACGGCCCCGCGCTGCCTGCTGGAACGTCAGGCGGTGGGGGGCTGCGACGCCTGCCACCGCACCTGCCCGCACGGCGCCATCGAGCTGGGCCCGCTGGGCCAGAGCGTGCAGATTGACCCCGCCAAGTGCACCGGCTGCGGCCTGTGCGTGCAGGTCTGCCCCAGCGGCGCTCTGGAATACAACCTGGAACCGGCCCTGCAAGCGGTCAAAGACCAGCAGGCTCCCAGCAGCCGCCCTGGCCCCGACGCCAGCCTCACCTGTGCCCCGAGTGGCGCGGGCGGCCCGGCGCTGCCCTGCCTGGGGCGCGTGACCCCGGCGCTGCTGTCGGCCGCCGGGGCCTGGGGCGCGCCGCTGACCCTGCTGCACGGCGACTGCGCCGCGTGCCCGGTGGGCGCCCCCGATGTGCCGGCCCGTCTGGAGCGGGTGCTGGACGAAGCCCAGCGCCTGCGCGCGCCCACCGGCCAGCCCGCCCGGGTGACCATCCGCCGCGCGGCGCCCGAGGACGGGGCGCGGGCCCTGACCGTGTCGCGCCGGGGGGCCTTTGGGGCCCTGTTCCGTGCGGGCAAGCAGCAGGTGGCCCACAGCCTGCCCGAGCAGCCCCTGCCGTTCGTGGACTGGAGCGTGCCTGAAGAGCGCACCCCCCAGGAATGGGTGTGGCGCGCGCGCAGCCTGAAGCCCGCCCCCCCGGAGGACGCCGCCATTTCCTGGCCCGCCCCGCTGGTGGACGACACCTGCATTGACTGCCCGGTGTGCGCCAACGTGTGCCCCACCGGCGCCATTGACCGCGACCTGCAACCCGACGGCGGCGTGCACCTGCTGCTGAACCTGAGTGCCTGCACCGGCTGCATGGCCTGCCTGCAGTCCTGCCCCCCCCAGGCCATCCACGCCCAGACCCACTGGCGCCCGGCCGCCTTCCGCGCGCCGCTGCTGCTGCGGGAGAGCGATTCGGTGATGTAG
- a CDS encoding YbaN family protein, with protein MASLPPAPPKIRPLWVALGFVLTGLGVLGLLLPGLPGTVWFVLAAACFSRGDPRWEAWLLSRPVVGPLVQDYRAGRGMPLRAKWVACLCIVLAVAFSVGRIPVLAGQVVWVLLGFSGVLYITLRVPTRR; from the coding sequence ATGGCTTCGTTGCCGCCGGCGCCCCCCAAAATCCGCCCCCTGTGGGTGGCGCTGGGCTTTGTTCTGACGGGCCTGGGTGTGCTGGGCCTGCTGCTCCCAGGGCTGCCGGGCACCGTGTGGTTCGTGCTGGCCGCCGCCTGTTTCTCGCGCGGCGATCCGCGCTGGGAGGCGTGGCTGCTCTCGCGCCCGGTGGTGGGGCCGCTGGTGCAGGATTACCGCGCGGGGCGGGGCATGCCGCTGCGGGCCAAATGGGTGGCCTGCCTGTGCATCGTGCTGGCGGTGGCCTTCAGCGTGGGGCGCATTCCGGTGCTGGCCGGGCAGGTGGTCTGGGTGCTGCTGGGGTTCTCAGGCGTGCTGTACATCACGCTGCGGGTCCCCACACGGCGCTGA
- the rraA gene encoding ribonuclease E activity regulator RraA, with protein MTPNPASPEPLSADLPTQDLPTTDLSDLYPDAQVLLPLLADYGGRPRFTGAAVTLRVHEHNPLVRAVLATPGEGRVLVVDGGGSLNCALLGGLLGDLAVQNGWAGVIVHGCVRDTAELRCLPLGVRALAAHPRRSGKAMQGEQNVPVTFAGVTIRPGDRLHADEDGIVVLPA; from the coding sequence ATGACCCCCAACCCCGCCAGCCCCGAGCCCCTCAGCGCCGATCTGCCCACCCAGGACCTGCCCACCACCGACCTGAGCGACCTCTACCCGGACGCACAGGTGCTTCTGCCGCTGCTGGCCGACTATGGGGGCCGCCCCCGCTTTACCGGCGCGGCGGTGACCTTGCGGGTGCACGAGCACAACCCACTGGTACGCGCCGTCCTGGCCACCCCCGGCGAGGGTCGCGTGCTGGTGGTGGACGGTGGCGGCAGCCTGAACTGCGCGCTGCTGGGCGGGCTGCTGGGCGATCTGGCGGTGCAAAACGGCTGGGCCGGTGTCATTGTCCACGGCTGCGTGCGCGACACCGCTGAACTGCGCTGCCTGCCGCTGGGCGTGCGGGCCCTGGCTGCTCACCCGCGCCGCAGCGGCAAGGCCATGCAGGGTGAGCAGAACGTGCCGGTCACGTTTGCGGGCGTCACCATTCGCCCCGGTGACCGCCTGCACGCCGATGAAGACGGCATCGTGGTGCTGCCGGCTTAA
- a CDS encoding LacI family DNA-binding transcriptional regulator: protein MTPTTRATIDDIARAAGVSKGTVSRVLNGHSTVAARTRQRVQDVMAQLSYAPDPAARHLSWRTGQTLGLSLDRDDPLLHPYHVLFRRALESQTAPQGVQLVDLRADLQGMARLPSAVLVMHAVDGDSRLSYLAAQGVPAVLIGHQPGAFWVAPDDVGGARLATRQLTGAGHRQLAYLGAGPSQVAQDREYGARDAARAAGATLQTIASDFTVLGGYRAVRRAWEGGLRFTGLFAQSDESAAGAVAALDDLGVRVPHEVSVVGFDGLPELPIPLKLTTVAQDIPRIAATALTLVQEAIRGLPARGEFIPVHLMPGATVAPPPGGTP, encoded by the coding sequence ATGACCCCCACGACCCGCGCCACCATCGACGACATCGCCCGCGCCGCTGGCGTGAGCAAGGGCACGGTCAGCCGCGTGCTGAACGGCCACAGCACCGTGGCGGCGCGCACCCGGCAACGGGTGCAGGACGTGATGGCGCAGCTGAGCTACGCGCCGGACCCGGCCGCCCGGCACCTGAGCTGGCGCACCGGGCAGACGCTGGGGCTGTCGCTGGACCGCGACGATCCGCTGCTGCACCCCTACCATGTGCTGTTTCGCCGGGCGCTGGAAAGCCAGACGGCCCCGCAGGGCGTGCAACTGGTGGACCTGCGCGCCGACCTGCAGGGCATGGCCCGGCTGCCCAGCGCGGTGCTGGTGATGCACGCCGTGGACGGCGACTCCCGCCTGAGCTATCTGGCGGCCCAGGGGGTGCCGGCCGTGCTGATCGGGCACCAGCCGGGGGCCTTCTGGGTGGCGCCGGACGATGTGGGCGGCGCGCGGCTGGCCACGCGGCAGCTGACAGGCGCGGGCCACCGCCAGCTGGCCTACCTGGGGGCCGGGCCCAGCCAGGTGGCCCAGGACCGCGAATACGGCGCGCGGGACGCGGCGCGCGCCGCCGGGGCCACCCTGCAGACCATTGCCAGCGATTTCACCGTGCTGGGCGGCTACCGCGCCGTACGCCGCGCCTGGGAAGGGGGGCTGCGCTTTACCGGCCTCTTTGCCCAGAGCGACGAGAGTGCCGCTGGCGCCGTGGCCGCGCTGGACGACCTGGGCGTGCGCGTGCCGCACGAGGTCAGCGTGGTGGGCTTTGACGGCCTGCCCGAACTGCCCATTCCGCTGAAACTGACCACTGTCGCCCAGGACATTCCCCGCATTGCCGCCACCGCCCTGACCCTGGTGCAGGAGGCCATTCGCGGCCTGCCCGCGCGGGGCGAATTCATTCCTGTGCACCTGATGCCCGGCGCCACTGTCGCGCCACCCCCCGGAGGGACGCCATGA